ACGCCCTGCCTGGTCAGAAAAAACTCAACGTTCTCAGCAGCGGTCAGCACATCAAAAAGGTGGAAGCTCTGAAAAATAAATCCGAGCTGAAAGCGCCGGACTTCATTTTTCTTCGCTTCATCAATCGTCTGAAGATCCTGACCCTGAAAGGATATGCGACCCTTCTGCAAAGGCTCGATCAAGCCGAGAAGATTCAGGAGGGTTGATTTTCCCGAGCCACTCGGCCCCATGATCAGGCAGAATTCACCTGCTTTGATATCAAGGTTCACATCATGCAGCGCAGGAAAAACCTGAGGTCCCTGCTGATAGCTATGTGAGACGTTTTCACAGGAATAAAGGGAACTCATGGCGTCGCCCCACTGGATGAAAAGAGGACGGTCAGCACCGGACCCCAGATATGAACAAGCAAGGAAACACTGGCGAGTCCTTCGGCTATCTTGGGTTTTTCTTCACCGAAACGCGCACAGCCGATCCAGGTGAGCACAACCACCAGGATATAAGGCCAGCTCGCAGTCAGCGAGAACCCGGTTTTCAGAAGAACTCCGGCTATGGCCACAGCACTCGTGATCAGCATCAAACCGAGAGATCCACGACGCCCATAGACCGTGCGATAGGTCCTCAGGAGTTCATGCGCTTTGGGGTCGAGCTTTCTTGCGATTTCATAGGTGAAAAATGCGCCAAGGATCATCACACCGGACCAGATCGCGGTTCGGCTGTCGCGATCACCGACCAGATGCGCGGCCGACAGGACAAGCGGAATAATGATGAGCTGATGCGTCGTGGCATAAAAGAAGGGCCTTTGCTCCAGCCAGGCGCCGCAATAGAATTCCACATACATCAGGTAAAGCCAGGCTGTGGTCAAAAGCCAGAAATAGCCGGCATAATAAAGACCAAGGCTCAGGAGCACAAGGCCCAGGATGGATTGAGCCGCGAGGCATAAGCCAATCACCTTCTTCGCTGTGGAAAGCTTGACAAGACCGCGCGGCAGAGGCCGCTCCGGATGCGCGCTGATATCCTTTTTATAATCCTTCACCTCATCCATGAGACGGAGGCAGAAGAAAAAAAGCAGCATCATGAAAGGACCGACCACGCGCGCGGTCCAGTTGCTGTCTTGACTCAAAGCCAGCTGCCCCTGCCAGGCCATGCCTGTGGTCAGTAGCAGATAAACCGGCAATGGAAAACGTTCCTTGATGTAGGTCAACCACGGAAAATGCATTTCGCTCCCTTTAAACTGGCTTCCCGATCGATCCGTGCCTGATGACGGCGATCGCGGCGAATGGTCGTTTCATAAATTTCAGTCACATCGGGACAGACGCTGCGAATACTGCTGAGGCGCATCGCGGCCTGTTCCACATACACAGAACGCCCTTTTTCATGGCGTTTGATGAAGGCCATGCTGCTGCCGATCGCGGAATAAATTCTCTGTTCATCCGCAAAGTCCGCGGCCACCTGATGATCGCGCCCCTGATACCACCAGCCGCGTTCATCCTGCTCGACCCGATCCCCCAGGCGATGCCAGAGGCGGCCGGTTTCATCCTTATGCTTATGAAGGCGATTGGCCTCGGCATCGGTCAGATACTCAGGACAGACATGCGGCCCGCTGATCCAGAGCTGCTCATCCCTTTTCTGATGCTGAAGACCGCTCCAGGGTTCACCCAGATAAAGCGTTTGGAAATAGCCGCGCTCACGACTCCACAGGACAGCTTTTCGCGCATCCGAAGTAGCGACCGGCTCCGCTTCGGTACTGCCATAAACATGCGTGACCTCGGCCTCGGGCCAGAGCGCAAAGGCTCTTTCAAAAATCGCGCAATCGGTTTGCGCGCCCCCCACATGCAGGGCCTTCAGTTTTTTCAACTGCGCGCGCTGCATCACCCGCAAAAGAAAGGCCGGTCCGCAGGTGGAACTCACGGGCTGCAGATGATCGGGCAGACCATCCAGCTGGGATAGCACATCGTTTTTGGCTCGCGCGGGAATTACCACAGAACAGCGGCCATCTGCAAGATTTGCCAGGGCAAAGTTGGCGAAAATACAAAGATCGGCGCCGCTATGCTGATTAAAGTGAAGCGCCTCGTTCAAGGCCCGATGCTGAGCGCGCAGGTAACCGTGCGTGCGCACCATGCCCTTGGGTTTGCCGCTGGTGCCCGAAGTGAACGTGATAATGCAGGGATGATCATCGGGAAGATCCTGGGTCCCGATGGGATCCGCAGTTCCAGACAAAAGCTCCCGGGTCGAAATCCAATGTTTGATTTTCCGCGCACCGGGCACGCGCAGACCCCAGAGCTGACCGAGGCGGCCGGCAAGAAAAGCCTTGGGCTTTACGGTATTAAAAACATGCTGCAGACGTTCGAGAGGCATCCAGGGTTCGACCAGTACCGCGGTGATGCCGGCACGGGCCAGGGCCAGGATGGTTCCATAAAGGAGATGGCTCAGGTCAATGAAGAGCAGCACCTGATCACCGGCCTGCAAACCTTTCTTCTGAAGGATGGCACTGATTCTTCGGGCGAGATGATCCAAGTCCCCGAAACTGCAGCTGCCTGATCCAGGCAGCCAAAGGGCGGGATGATCGTTCTTCGCTTGAATCTGCTGGTCGATGAGTGTGGCCGCGTTCATGCTTCGTTCCCCTGGCGTTTTGCATAACCGCTCCATAATAGCAATTCTGCGCCGAAGGGAAACAGGAGAAGGGCTTCAGCCCTCGCTTTTCATACTCTCGAAAAGTTTATAATGCTCATCGGTCATACCCAGACGCCGGTATGTGGCTTCAGCCTGAGTATTTTTCCGATCCACATAGAGACGAATACCTGCGAGATCCGGCGTGCTCTGCACCTTGTTTTGAAGGAAGGCGTAGAATGTTCGGAAACAGCCGTTTCGCCGAAATTGCGGGACGACATAAACGGAATGGAGCCAGAGGACGCGTTTGGCCCGCCAGTCACTCCATTCGTACTGCACCATCGCGCAGCCCACTGCCTTGTCCTCGGCTGTGATCACGTAATAGACGCCATGATCGGGCATCTGCAGAAAGGTCTGAATCCCGCGGCGCACCGTGTCAGGATCCAGGCGCATCCCTTCCGATTCCCAGGCCATGGCCACCTGAAAAGCACAGAGCTGATCCACTTCCTCCATCCGGGCCGGACGCACGTGACATTCAGGGGGCATCCTGCAGCTTCCTTTCCAGATCGGCGAGCCGCTCTTCCATGATGCGGATCTTTTTGAAGTGATCCTTCATATGCCGCATATAAACCACGCCGCGCTTCCAATCACCGGCCGGCTCGGAAGGGAAACCAACATAGGTGCCGGGTTTATCGATGTTTTCAATAACGCCTGTTTTGGCTCCGATGCGGGTGCCGCTCGCGACATGCAGATGATCCGCAACTCCCGAGTGACCACCCATCAGCACCCAATCGCCGATTTTGGTGGAACCGGCAATACCGCTGAAAGCCGAGAACATACAGTTCTGTCCGACTTCCACGTTGTGACCGATGTGAACCTTGTCATCGAATTTGCAGCCGCGCTTCACCAGCGTTTCTCCGCTCGCCGCGCGGTCGATCGTTACCGAGGCGCCGCATTCCACATCATCCTCGATGCGCACGATACCGATCTGTGGGATTTTGCAGATTTCACCGCCGCTCACCGCAAAACCAAAACCATCGGCTCCAATGATGCATCCGGCGTGAAAGAGGCAGCGGGCCCCAATGCGACTGCCGTAGTAAACAACTGTTTGCGGATGCAGGATGCTGTCTTCACCGATGACCACATCCTGGCCGATATAAACATGCGGATAGAGGACAACGCGATCACCCAGCACGCTGCCTTTGGCTACGTAACTGTAGGCTCCAACAGTGACGTCCTTGCCGAGCGTCACACCCTCTTCGATGATGGCGGTGGGATGCACACCCTTGGGCCCGTGATCCACCTTATTATAGAGAAGGGCGATCTTCGCATAAGCGAAGTGTGGGTCCTTGTGCAAAAGCTGCGGGCCTTTGAATTGAGGCTGCAGCTCTTTGGTGATCAAAACCGAGGCCCGGCTTTCCGCGACATACTGCTGGAACGCTGTGCTCCCAAGGAAGGTCAGTTCGCCTTCCTGGGCGTTTTTGATGCCCGCGACCCCTTTGATTTCAGGATCGCCCGCTCCCGCGTTCTTCACCTCGACCTTGAGGTAAGCCGCGATTTCACTGATCCGCATCACGCCGCTCCTGTACAAATTTATCGACCAAGGCGGCCGCGCAGCCCACATAATCCGCAGGGGTCATGGCCAGGAGTCTTTCCTTCACCGCATCCGGCAGCTCAGGACATTCGCGAATGAGTTTCTGCAGATCGGCGGCTTCCACCGATTGACCGCGCGTGGCATTTTTCAGGCGCTCATAGGCATCGGTAATCTCATAGCGGCGCATGCAGGTTTGAATCGCTTCGGCCATGACTTCCCAGGATTGATTCAGATCGTCGGCCAGGGCCTTTTCATTGGGGCTGATCTTGCTTAAACCCTTAAGGAAGGATTCATAAGCAAGGACCGCGTGGCCGATGAAAGTTCCGAGCGTCCTTTGAACCGTGGAATCGGTGAGGTCACGCTGCCAGCGCGAGATCAAAAGCTTATCGCTGTAATGCGTCGCAAGGCTATTGGCCACACCCAGGTTGCCTTCGGCATTTTCAAAGTCAATCGGATTGATCTTGTGCGGCATGGTCGAGGAACCGATTTCCCCGGCCTTGGCCTGCTGCTTGAAGTACTCGATGGAAATATAGGACCAGATATCGCGGCAAAGTCCGAGCAGGATGGTATTGAAGCGCTTGATGCACTCGGCGTATTCCACCATGCTGTCATGATTTTCGATCTGCGTGGTCAGAAGATTTTGCTTCAGTCCGAGGCGCTTTTCAATGAAGCCCTTGGTCAGATAAACCCAATCCACATCCGGATAAGCAGCCAGATGCGCGTTGTAGTTGCCCACCGCACCGCTCATTTTGCCTTCCAAAGCGACGGCGGCCAGTTTTTGCCGCTGCTTCCACAGGCGATGAGCGAACACGGCCATTTCCTTGCCGAGCGTAGTCGGTGACGCAGTCTGTCCGTGGGTCCGCGAGAGCATAGGGAGAGTCTTATAACGCAGAGCCATCTCTTCCAGCTGCGAGACGATGCGATCCATCGTCGGCAGGATAACTTTCTGCCGCGTTTCATGCAGCATCAGTCCATAGGACAAGTTATTGATGTCTTCCGATGTGCAAGCGAAGTGGATGAAGGCGAGAATTTTTTGATTGGCACCCACTTCGGCCAGGGATTCCCGCAGATAGTATTCCACCGCTTTCACGTCGTGGTTTGTGGTTCTTTCCAGCTCCTTGATGCGAAGCAGCGCGGAGTCCGGCACCTGCTTCGCGAGTTGTTCGAGGCGCGCTTTGACCGCAGGAGTCAGCTCGAATTCACCGGGAAGTGCCGGATGATCAACCAGATGCAGTATCCATTCAGCCTCGACACGGATGCGAAACGACATAAGCCCGGCTTCGCTCAGCAAGGGGGCCAGGTTTTCGAGTTTGGTCCGATAACGTCCGTCAATGGCAGACAGGGCAAAGAGTTGGTCCTGAGAAGATCGTGTCAAGGAAGGCTCCTTATTGACATATATGGTTTTAAATTTAATGATTTTAGATACATAAGGCGACCCTCCTCTTACTTGCGACCAATCGCGACCAACTCAGACACTTGTCCCTTTTGCCACATTTCATGAGCCAGGTTAGTCAGAGCGGTCTTCGCGCGTTTAGCATAAGTCTTTATTGCTTTGTCCGAGACGTCGCCCAAAAGTTGTCCTGCTATACCGTAGTCCCCTCCAGTAGCATTAAAGATTTCGTTCGTCCACCCATGCCGCATGACATGTGTTGCGGTGTAATTGAAACCAGCCAATTTGAAGGCTCTGTTATATCTATTTCGAACTGTATGGTACCTGAAGAAATCGCCGTACTCATTTGGAAATACATAGTCATCTGGTCCTTTCTTGACACCGTCTCCGTATAGAGCTGACAAAGTTTTAAACGTCTGGGGAAACATCGGCAGCTCCTTTATACCACTGAGAGAATCCGAATTTTTGAATCCAGGCTCAACGGTTGGGGCTTCCCCTTTTTCCACTCCATAGACGACATGCTGATCTATTTGAATCCACGACAGGTGTGGAACTTCCCGGTTGAAAAGTACATGCTTCCACTTCATGGCTGCTACTTCTGATATTCTCAGAGCCTGATAAAACTGAGTCGTAGCCAAGTGTTTCAATATCGAACCTTCTTTCAATTTTTCCAGTTCAACACGGAAGAGTTGGAATTCTTCTTCCTTCACATCCTTTTTCTTGGGAATCCGAGGAACACTCAGCTTCGAATCTCTCCAATGTCGCTTTTTAACTGGAAGGCAGAAGCTCGTATCTTCTTCATAATATTCTCCGTAATATTCCAGTATTAGGCTGAGAATCATCAGTTCTCGGTCAAAGCTCAGGCGCCTCTTGGCTTGTGGATGATCGCCCAAATTCGCTTTCCTATCTGCCAGCCATGCATCAATGTCCTTCGAAGTAATCGCGTTGATCGGGAAATCAGACAACATTTGGAAATGTCTATCCGACAGAGCTTGGTATTGTATCCTGGTAGCTTTCCGTAAAGTTGGGAATTTTCGCACCCTCCACTCAAGCATAATCTGTTGAAATGTAGGACAGCTTATGAGCATTGGTGAGGAAGCATTTGACTGTGATTGGGATACAGAATTGTCGATAAAAGATTGCCAATTACGAGCATCTTCGAGACTCTCAAAGCACCCCGACATTCTCTTTTTTTTACCACCTGCATCGATCTCATATCGTCGAGCGACATAGATCTTACCCCTAGATGGCGGTCTATACTCCTTCTTGGCTTCGTCCCAAATATAGATTTTTCTGATATTTGGTGCCCCAGCAACAGGAGGATAAACACGATCTTTATCTTGAAAAACTTTCGGATTAAATTTTTTCATTGAGTGAATCTCCGTTGAAGCCAATCTTCAACTTCAAACACTCGAAATCTCACTGAACGACCTCGCCGCCTATACGGCAGTCCTTCCTTCATGTATTTATTCACGAAACTAATGGACATTCCGATATGCGAGGCGAGCAGTTTTTTCGTTATCCAATTTTCAAAGATCTCATCTTTTGCAAGGTTCCCAGAGGATACATTTAACTTTGCTTTGTGGGAAGACATCCACTTAAGATTTTTTTTGACTACCATTCTGTTACAATCTCCACGTCCAATGATGGTCTATTCCTTGCTGAATAATGATTTCGAATCACCATTGTCATATTTTTCGTTAGTTTCATGAGCCTCTTTGTACCCATCGACACTGCACTCAATTCCAGTCATCCAACCCGACCCATCAATCGCATGCTCCACCGACTTGATCACCCACTCCCCATCAATGCCGGCCCCGAAGCCTTGAACATCAATTTTCCGTTCGGCGGCCAGCTGCGCGTTGCCGGGGACTGTGAGGGTAAGGGTCTTCCCTTTGCGTGCCACTTCACGGAATTTTGTCTCAGCTGCCTTGCGCGCGCCTGCTTCCGTGATCTTGTTGTACTCAAGTTCAAGCACAACTCCTTCTTTGCCGTACATGACTTGACGCTTCTCCGCGGCGTCGTTGTCGTACCAGAAGGCACGGACCTCGGTGTAGCGACTTGTTTGATCGCCTGAGTATTCGAACCGGATTGGCTTTTCGATGCGGATGACAGGGATGGTGCCGTCCGGATCAGCCCCGCTTCTATCGGCGGGAGTCAGCATCAAATACCTGCCGCTGACCTTGATCGTAAGGTCATGACGGCGTCCAAGGCGGCAAAGAAAGGCCAGATCGGACTCGGTCTGGTCCTCGTGTTCAATCACAATGGATTTCAGCTCGTCGAAGATAGCCGTTTTGAGCCCATTTCTTCGTGCGATTTCCTCCGCGATGGCGCCAAGCGTGGTCCCGCCGGCAAGCGACCGGATGCCGGCTACGCGCTTTTGCTCGGTCTCGAAACTTGCAAGCGTTCTTGATGTTCCTATATTTATGAAGTGTTCGGCGATCGCCGGGTGATTTGCGGCGATGAATTCCGCAGTAATGTTTTCTGATGTCATTTTCTGGACTCCATAGTTGGCAATGACGCTTTCGAGTGTTGTGATCTCATCAATAAGACCGCGCCTTTGGGCTTCCGCTCCGACGAAGACCGAGCCCTGGCCAAAGTTTTCGAGGACCGTTTCGCGGCCGACGCCGCGGTTGCGGGCGACTTTTGAGATGAAGACTTCAGCGAGGCCATCAATGACAGCCTGCACCTCGCGCGCACCTTCCTCTGTTGCAGGATCACGGTTTTTGTTGGGGCTTTGGCTGGAGACAAAACAGATTTCTTCTTTATTTTTTTCTGATCTGAGCGCGGACTGTACGCCGATGCTTCCCACAATCGACGAGTCGGAGCCGAAGACGCGTTCGCAGGCGCTGGCGATCCAGTAAGCTGCGGACGCCCCAGTGCCCCCGATGTAGGCTGCAACTGGTTTCTGGCCGCGGGCTTCAAAAATATGATCCGCAAGTTCTGAACAGCCATTTGCCTCACCGCCGGGACTGTCAATATCAAGGACGATGCTCTTAACCTCATCGGAGGCCAGCATCTGGTGAAAGTCGCGGAGCACCGTTTCGTAGCTGGTTGCCCCGCAGTGCTCGGTCATGAGATTTGCGCGTTTGAATAGAGGACCACGGACCGGGATGATTCCCACCCCGCCCCGGATAATTGCTTTCTCCGTAGTCTTGAGTCTTTTGCCGAGGATTTTTTCGAGAGCCTCGATGTCACCATGTCTTTCGACGACCGACAGTATGAGACGCAAAGCCTCCTCGGTCATGGCCCATTGTGAATTTAGAATTTGATTGAGTGCAAAGGACAATGTTAACCCCAGAGCAAGCTGGGGTCTACACTATCGCTGAAATACTTGCCATGTGAAGGTTCCAGGTGTCCGCTTGGTTGCGGACAGTCGCGCTTCATTTATCCTTGACTGCTTCAATGTGAGCGAACCACAAGCATCGGCTAACTGAGGAATTCACTCGATATATTCTGCTCTTATCACCTAGATTCTGTGACCAGCAGAGAGTGCATTTATTGACGAGCACAGCGCGAGAGAGAACATCGGCACATATGTTTGCCCACTACAATGCCGAACTGCGCCATCACGGGTTTTGTGATTTCACTACAGACTATGTCCACGGAGTGAATAACGTAAGCAAAGTGCTGGCGAAGCTAGAATCGTTGAATTACACAGCAATAGGATCCGTCGGGAATACTGCCAGGTGGCTCAGGCAGCAACGCTCGCGCATGGCTTTAGGTTCGCTCAAACCATGTCCGGGGCGTGTGAATAGACGGAATTTGACGAAGCGTCGGCCTTCTTCGAAGGCTGACATTGGCTTTCCTCTCCAATAGTTGAGGACTTTGCAGGCTCGAAATTCGAAAAAAGAAAAGGCAGCCTTAAGAGACTTTTGGATGCCAGTAATGGCGTAGATATGACAGCTGTAATTCCCAGGAAAAAAAATGCGAGGATGGTCTGATGACCGTCGGCAGTGCCTTGATGGGAAGCAATTGCAGGTGTAAAGACCTCACTGAAGTCAAGGCGCAGCCACGTTGTTGTTTACCTGCAAGACGTTAAACATGCGCAATGCGCTGTTAGGTTTAGGGGTGTCCCAGTTCACTTAGACTTTGAGGGTGGGGGGGAGGCGATTATCGTGTCCGAATAGTCCTGAAGTGAATAACAACCTTCGCCAAAAATGAATATGCATTGGAAAGTGGAAACTTGGCCAGTGCTGGGACAAAAAAACGTTTGCTTTCCGTCATTTTCGCTTAAGCAATAAAGTCCTTTAGGACCGCTACAATTTCCGGATCTTATCCAGCAGCACTTGCATGCAGCTGGGAGAGGGTCCTCAAGTGCTTTTGTTCCGTTATTCCTGAGTTCCATTTTTTTTTTCTCGCGGTTTTTTACTGCTTCTATATATTCCTTGTCACTCATCAGACGCGTTGCGGTTCCCGGAGCTTGAACGTCTTCGTTTGGCTTAAATTCCTTATTTAAAACGTTTGAGCTGCGGGTGCCGCCATCATGACAACATGCCGACATTGCTATGATTATTGTAGCAATCATCAAGAATCGCATTACTAAGTCCTCCGAAAGTTTTTTCATTTTCCGCGCGAAAATGGTCATCCAAGGTATCGGCAATGAAGAGTTGCAAGTTAATATCTGCGATACGAACTGGGGGGGTATACAGTTTTGAAAGATAGGCAGTAGGGGCGTAATTTAATGTAAGAGGGATCCTGGAGAACGTAAACAGGGCTACTAAGTTTATCCTGTCATCAAGATAAGTTAAAAGAGCAAACCTTGCTCATTCAGCAACCGGGTTTTGACCTGCATTAATAATCGCCAACTTCTCCCAATGAAAGAAACTTCCGTGATAAATTCGTATCCACCTTGAACTTTCTATTAAAAGGATGTTTTTTTAGGTCGCTCAAATAGACTCATTTTGTCAATCATCGCCTAAAATTCTTAAACTACGATGTGGATGAAGGCTTTCGATGGAGCCCATTATAGGCCCCGAGGGTACCCCGCCAAATTCCTCCATTGATAAGTTGAATCTCCTGTGCCACTAAGCACAAGCAAGGAGATCGACATGAAGAAGAGTCGTTTCACGGAAGAACAAATCATCAAGGCCCTGAAGCGCCAGGAGTCAGGCGAGAAGGTCCAGGATGTCTGCCGGGATCTTGGGGTTAGCCAGCAGGCGTTTTACAAATGGAAAGCTAAATACGGCGGCCTGGAGGTTTCCGAAGCCCAGCGGCTAAAAGCGCTGGAAGACGAGAATCGCAGGCTGAAACAGCTTGTGGCTGAGCAAGCCTTGGATAATCAGGCGCTTCGGTTTCTCGTTGAAAAAAAGTTCTAGGGCCTGACGACGAGCGCAAGGCCGTCGAGCTTATTCAAGAAGCCTTCGGCACCAGTCAGCGTCGGGCCTGCAAGATAGTAGGAGCGGATCGTTCCACCATTCCGTGCGAGAAGAGGCCAACTGAGGACCATCAAATTCTCGATAGAATGAAAGATATCCTGGAGGAACGCCCGCGCTTCGGTTGCCCTCGTGTGCATCTTGTACTGCAAAGTGAAGGCCTTGTTCAAAACCACAAACGGACTGAGCGGATATACTATGGTCACGGCCTTCAGCTTAAGAAGCGCAAGCCGAAGCGCCGAGTATATAAGCCAGAGAATCCGCTGCCGCCACTGACCAAGGCCAATACCCGCTGGTCGATGGACTTCGTGCACGACAACCTTGCAAGCGGCCGTTCATTCAGAATTCTCACGATCATTGACGAATGGTCAAGGGAATGCCCTGCAATGGAGGTCGACACTTCACTTTCCGGCCATCGCGTAGTCCGTGTCCTTGAAAAGCTGAAGGCTGAAAGGGGTCTGCCCGAGGAGATAGGCGTTGACCAGGGACCGGAATTCATCAGCAAAGCCCTTACGAAATGGGCTCTGGATAATGGAGTCAGGCTTCACTACGCAAGTCCCGGCGACAAGAACGAGAATGCCTTTATCGAAAGTTTCAACGGGCGTCTTCGCGATGAATGCCTGAACATGTACTGGTTCTCGAATCTGAAGGATGCGCGAGATATCGTCGAGGACTGGCGAATTGATTACAACGAGAAAAGACCGCATA
This region of Oligoflexus sp. genomic DNA includes:
- a CDS encoding tyrosine-type recombinase/integrase, with the protein product MKKFNPKVFQDKDRVYPPVAGAPNIRKIYIWDEAKKEYRPPSRGKIYVARRYEIDAGGKKKRMSGCFESLEDARNWQSFIDNSVSQSQSNASSPMLISCPTFQQIMLEWRVRKFPTLRKATRIQYQALSDRHFQMLSDFPINAITSKDIDAWLADRKANLGDHPQAKRRLSFDRELMILSLILEYYGEYYEEDTSFCLPVKKRHWRDSKLSVPRIPKKKDVKEEEFQLFRVELEKLKEGSILKHLATTQFYQALRISEVAAMKWKHVLFNREVPHLSWIQIDQHVVYGVEKGEAPTVEPGFKNSDSLSGIKELPMFPQTFKTLSALYGDGVKKGPDDYVFPNEYGDFFRYHTVRNRYNRAFKLAGFNYTATHVMRHGWTNEIFNATGGDYGIAGQLLGDVSDKAIKTYAKRAKTALTNLAHEMWQKGQVSELVAIGRK
- a CDS encoding UbiA family prenyltransferase, which produces MHFPWLTYIKERFPLPVYLLLTTGMAWQGQLALSQDSNWTARVVGPFMMLLFFFCLRLMDEVKDYKKDISAHPERPLPRGLVKLSTAKKVIGLCLAAQSILGLVLLSLGLYYAGYFWLLTTAWLYLMYVEFYCGAWLEQRPFFYATTHQLIIIPLVLSAAHLVGDRDSRTAIWSGVMILGAFFTYEIARKLDPKAHELLRTYRTVYGRRGSLGLMLITSAVAIAGVLLKTGFSLTASWPYILVVVLTWIGCARFGEEKPKIAEGLASVSLLVHIWGPVLTVLFSSSGATP
- a CDS encoding AMP-binding protein; protein product: MNAATLIDQQIQAKNDHPALWLPGSGSCSFGDLDHLARRISAILQKKGLQAGDQVLLFIDLSHLLYGTILALARAGITAVLVEPWMPLERLQHVFNTVKPKAFLAGRLGQLWGLRVPGARKIKHWISTRELLSGTADPIGTQDLPDDHPCIITFTSGTSGKPKGMVRTHGYLRAQHRALNEALHFNQHSGADLCIFANFALANLADGRCSVVIPARAKNDVLSQLDGLPDHLQPVSSTCGPAFLLRVMQRAQLKKLKALHVGGAQTDCAIFERAFALWPEAEVTHVYGSTEAEPVATSDARKAVLWSRERGYFQTLYLGEPWSGLQHQKRDEQLWISGPHVCPEYLTDAEANRLHKHKDETGRLWHRLGDRVEQDERGWWYQGRDHQVAADFADEQRIYSAIGSSMAFIKRHEKGRSVYVEQAAMRLSSIRSVCPDVTEIYETTIRRDRRHQARIDREASLKGAKCIFRG
- a CDS encoding S49 family peptidase; translation: MSFALNQILNSQWAMTEEALRLILSVVERHGDIEALEKILGKRLKTTEKAIIRGGVGIIPVRGPLFKRANLMTEHCGATSYETVLRDFHQMLASDEVKSIVLDIDSPGGEANGCSELADHIFEARGQKPVAAYIGGTGASAAYWIASACERVFGSDSSIVGSIGVQSALRSEKNKEEICFVSSQSPNKNRDPATEEGAREVQAVIDGLAEVFISKVARNRGVGRETVLENFGQGSVFVGAEAQRRGLIDEITTLESVIANYGVQKMTSENITAEFIAANHPAIAEHFINIGTSRTLASFETEQKRVAGIRSLAGGTTLGAIAEEIARRNGLKTAIFDELKSIVIEHEDQTESDLAFLCRLGRRHDLTIKVSGRYLMLTPADRSGADPDGTIPVIRIEKPIRFEYSGDQTSRYTEVRAFWYDNDAAEKRQVMYGKEGVVLELEYNKITEAGARKAAETKFREVARKGKTLTLTVPGNAQLAAERKIDVQGFGAGIDGEWVIKSVEHAIDGSGWMTGIECSVDGYKEAHETNEKYDNGDSKSLFSKE
- a CDS encoding GNAT family N-acetyltransferase, which codes for MPPECHVRPARMEEVDQLCAFQVAMAWESEGMRLDPDTVRRGIQTFLQMPDHGVYYVITAEDKAVGCAMVQYEWSDWRAKRVLWLHSVYVVPQFRRNGCFRTFYAFLQNKVQSTPDLAGIRLYVDRKNTQAEATYRRLGMTDEHYKLFESMKSEG
- a CDS encoding IS3 family transposase (programmed frameshift); translation: MKKSRFTEEQIIKALKRQESGEKVQDVCRDLGVSQQAFYKWKAKYGGLEVSEAQRLKALEDENRRLKQLVAEQALDNQALRFLVGKKVLGPDDERKAVELIQEAFGTSQRRACKIVGADRSTIPCEKRPTEDHQILDRMKDILEERPRFGCPRVHLVLQSEGLVQNHKRTERIYYGHGLQLKKRKPKRRVYKPENPLPPLTKANTRWSMDFVHDNLASGRSFRILTIIDEWSRECPAMEVDTSLSGHRVVRVLEKLKAERGLPEEIGVDQGPEFISKALTKWALDNGVRLHYASPGDKNENAFIESFNGRLRDECLNMYWFSNLKDARDIVEDWRIDYNEKRPHTSLGGMTPSKFAETKGLRLAG
- a CDS encoding ABC transporter ATP-binding protein, producing MSSLYSCENVSHSYQQGPQVFPALHDVNLDIKAGEFCLIMGPSGSGKSTLLNLLGLIEPLQKGRISFQGQDLQTIDEAKKNEVRRFQLGFIFQSFHLFDVLTAAENVEFFLTRQGVPASERKERVRKALEAVDLGMQKDKRPQDMSGGQRQRVAIARALAKDPAVILADEPTASLDQDTGRSILQLLKNLAAQGRTIIISSHDPLARDYASRVLYLKDGHLQAGGSADAH
- the purB gene encoding adenylosuccinate lyase → MTRSSQDQLFALSAIDGRYRTKLENLAPLLSEAGLMSFRIRVEAEWILHLVDHPALPGEFELTPAVKARLEQLAKQVPDSALLRIKELERTTNHDVKAVEYYLRESLAEVGANQKILAFIHFACTSEDINNLSYGLMLHETRQKVILPTMDRIVSQLEEMALRYKTLPMLSRTHGQTASPTTLGKEMAVFAHRLWKQRQKLAAVALEGKMSGAVGNYNAHLAAYPDVDWVYLTKGFIEKRLGLKQNLLTTQIENHDSMVEYAECIKRFNTILLGLCRDIWSYISIEYFKQQAKAGEIGSSTMPHKINPIDFENAEGNLGVANSLATHYSDKLLISRWQRDLTDSTVQRTLGTFIGHAVLAYESFLKGLSKISPNEKALADDLNQSWEVMAEAIQTCMRRYEITDAYERLKNATRGQSVEAADLQKLIRECPELPDAVKERLLAMTPADYVGCAAALVDKFVQERRDADQ
- the lpxD gene encoding UDP-3-O-(3-hydroxymyristoyl)glucosamine N-acyltransferase; its protein translation is MRISEIAAYLKVEVKNAGAGDPEIKGVAGIKNAQEGELTFLGSTAFQQYVAESRASVLITKELQPQFKGPQLLHKDPHFAYAKIALLYNKVDHGPKGVHPTAIIEEGVTLGKDVTVGAYSYVAKGSVLGDRVVLYPHVYIGQDVVIGEDSILHPQTVVYYGSRIGARCLFHAGCIIGADGFGFAVSGGEICKIPQIGIVRIEDDVECGASVTIDRAASGETLVKRGCKFDDKVHIGHNVEVGQNCMFSAFSGIAGSTKIGDWVLMGGHSGVADHLHVASGTRIGAKTGVIENIDKPGTYVGFPSEPAGDWKRGVVYMRHMKDHFKKIRIMEERLADLERKLQDAP